In Acidimicrobiales bacterium, a single genomic region encodes these proteins:
- a CDS encoding ribbon-helix-helix domain-containing protein, with product MATRKITVTLDEEQLERVRRAVAAGKAASVSGFVQHAVSISLDDVAGWGALLAEALSRTGGDLTDDERSWADGILGTDKATNPSAA from the coding sequence ATGGCGACGAGGAAGATCACCGTAACCCTCGACGAGGAACAGCTTGAGCGGGTCCGGCGCGCCGTCGCAGCGGGCAAGGCGGCGAGCGTGTCGGGATTCGTTCAGCATGCTGTTTCCATCTCGCTCGATGATGTCGCCGGGTGGGGGGCGCTACTCGCTGAGGCGCTGAGCCGCACCGGCGGTGACCTGACCGACGACGAGCGGTCCTGGGCGGATGGCATTCTCGGGACGGACAAGGCGACGAACCCCTCAGCTGCATGA
- a CDS encoding ABC transporter permease produces the protein MTGGAAAVIARREIRLLRQDPVPLVLLLVVPVTFLAFLKPMLYVTLIIEGYPGTNGSEQAVPGAAATFSLFLTGLAGLSFFREHGWGTWDRLRASPATTAQLLLGKLVPLYGFAVLQIAWLFAVGVVVFDLDLRGPAVAVAALSLAVAASHLALGLLLVAVSRTIQQVNALANLGSTLLAGVGGAVVPAYLMPGWVRVVAPATPTYWVMRGYRAVTLDGQGLSAIALPAAVLTAFAVVLSALALLRFSAAEAKHFWT, from the coding sequence GTGACGGGCGGCGCCGCGGCGGTGATCGCCCGGCGGGAGATCCGGCTGCTGCGGCAGGACCCTGTGCCGCTGGTGCTCCTGCTGGTAGTGCCCGTGACGTTCCTGGCCTTCCTCAAGCCGATGCTCTACGTGACCCTGATCATCGAGGGGTACCCGGGGACCAACGGTTCGGAGCAGGCGGTGCCGGGGGCGGCGGCCACGTTCTCGCTGTTCCTCACCGGGCTCGCCGGCCTCAGCTTCTTCCGGGAGCACGGGTGGGGCACCTGGGACCGGCTGCGGGCCAGCCCGGCCACCACGGCCCAGCTCCTTCTGGGCAAGCTGGTGCCTCTGTACGGCTTCGCGGTCCTCCAGATCGCCTGGCTGTTCGCGGTGGGCGTGGTCGTGTTCGATCTCGATCTGCGGGGCCCGGCCGTCGCCGTCGCCGCCCTGAGCCTGGCCGTCGCCGCCAGCCACCTGGCCCTCGGTCTCCTGCTGGTCGCGGTGTCCCGCACCATCCAGCAGGTGAACGCCCTGGCCAACCTCGGCTCCACCCTCCTGGCCGGCGTCGGTGGGGCGGTGGTCCCGGCCTACCTCATGCCCGGATGGGTGCGCGTGGTGGCGCCGGCCACGCCGACCTACTGGGTGATGCGCGGCTACCGGGCGGTCACCCTCGACGGCCAGGGTCTCTCCGCCATCGCCCTCCCGGCAGCCGTGCTCACCGCCTTCGCCGTGGTGCTGTCGGCGTTGGCGTTGCTGCGCTTCTCCGCCGCCGAGGCCAAGCACTTCTGGACCTGA
- a CDS encoding ABC transporter ATP-binding protein, whose product MGFPSATVCAFGAANAHGYTDADETGGTQANDTGRHRDDWPRQGGSPAGRRRTGTGPTAPALVLRRLAKAYGDVLALDGVDLEVEAGEVLALVGPNGAGKTTLLSSVAGLVQPDDGDISVLGVDARARPSAARRLLGLAPQRLGLAPTLTVEENLVFSARLAGMTAAAARSSARDAADDLGVAPLLRRPAGRLSGGEQRRVHVACSVVHRPPVLLLDESTSGIDPSARGAVLDLVRRLSAEGTAVCFSTHQLDEVEELGASVAILHHGHLVARDKVPALVARHGSAVVDLRFDGEMSSQPALDGVEVDGGRVRITDDDPGRALARVLPALGDRLPRLRSVDVVRAGLGTVFLALTGERYPGVSERGAADADAAPEQR is encoded by the coding sequence ATGGGATTCCCATCGGCGACTGTTTGCGCTTTCGGTGCAGCCAACGCGCATGGCTACACGGATGCCGACGAGACGGGGGGTACGCAGGCGAACGACACGGGTCGCCACCGGGACGACTGGCCTCGGCAGGGCGGCAGCCCGGCCGGGCGACGGCGCACGGGCACCGGTCCAACGGCTCCCGCTCTCGTTCTCCGCCGTCTGGCCAAGGCCTACGGCGACGTCCTCGCCCTCGACGGCGTGGACCTGGAGGTCGAAGCCGGCGAGGTGCTCGCCCTGGTGGGCCCCAACGGGGCTGGCAAGACCACGCTGCTGTCCTCCGTCGCCGGCCTGGTGCAGCCCGACGACGGAGACATCTCGGTGCTGGGGGTCGACGCCCGCGCCCGCCCGTCCGCCGCCCGCCGCCTCCTGGGACTGGCGCCCCAGCGGCTCGGCCTCGCGCCCACGCTGACGGTGGAGGAGAACCTGGTCTTCTCCGCTCGCCTGGCCGGCATGACGGCCGCGGCGGCCCGGTCGTCCGCCCGGGACGCGGCGGACGATCTCGGCGTGGCGCCGCTCCTTCGCCGCCCCGCCGGCCGGCTGTCGGGAGGCGAGCAGCGGCGGGTCCATGTCGCCTGCTCGGTGGTGCACCGGCCACCGGTGCTGCTGCTCGACGAGTCGACGAGCGGGATCGACCCGTCGGCGCGCGGGGCCGTCCTCGACCTGGTGCGCCGGCTGAGCGCCGAGGGAACGGCGGTGTGCTTCTCCACCCACCAGCTCGACGAGGTGGAGGAGCTGGGCGCGTCGGTCGCCATCCTCCATCACGGGCACCTCGTCGCCCGCGACAAGGTGCCCGCCCTCGTCGCCCGCCATGGGTCGGCTGTCGTCGACCTCCGCTTCGACGGCGAGATGAGCAGCCAGCCTGCCCTCGACGGCGTCGAGGTCGACGGCGGCCGGGTCCGGATCACCGACGACGACCCCGGGAGGGCGCTGGCCCGAGTGCTGCCCGCCCTGGGTGACCGGCTGCCCCGGCTCCGCTCGGTCGACGTGGTGCGGGCCGGACTCGGCACCGTCTTCCTCGCCTTGACCGGCGAGCGCTACCCGGGCGTCAGCGAGCGGGGCGCCGCCGACGCCGACGCCGCCCCCGAGCAACGGTGA
- a CDS encoding family 2B encapsulin nanocompartment shell protein translates to MPSGAEQPQSVSTDAARNLATTTKTRAQWAALTPRWLLHLLPWVRVDGGTYRVNRVRLLNPDERKIRVTTVGGQPFVPVTELQQLSLFAGLELDAVQAISDALQVERHDTGTVLMTEGEAGDKLYLLAEGTVEVSIIGSRGQTLRVNTLSGGEIFGEGALLTDTPRTATVTVRSPSTVLSLSRAQFADLLTAHPDVRSAMETMVEGRRQQRDELDEYGEHKIEVAGGHHGEPVLPETFVDYDDEPREYPLSVVQTIVRVHTRVSDVYSNPIDQLEEQLRLSIEGIRERQEYELINNPEFGLLHAAAPSMRTPSRTGAPTPDDMDDLLALVWKRPAFFLAHPMAIAAFGRECTRRGVPPPTTTIFGSPFLTWRGVPIVPCDKLLVGGKARVGSRAGTTNILLVRVGEREQGVVGLHTSGLPGEPEGLPGLSVRLMGVNRRAVASYLLTLYFSAAVLIEDAIAVLEGVEVGRYHEYP, encoded by the coding sequence CTGCCTTCGGGAGCCGAGCAGCCGCAGAGCGTCAGCACCGACGCAGCGCGCAACCTGGCCACGACGACCAAGACACGGGCGCAGTGGGCGGCGCTCACCCCACGGTGGCTGCTGCACCTGCTGCCGTGGGTGCGGGTGGACGGTGGTACCTACCGCGTCAACCGGGTGCGCCTTCTGAACCCGGACGAGCGCAAGATCCGGGTCACGACGGTCGGGGGACAGCCCTTCGTCCCGGTGACCGAGCTCCAGCAGCTCTCGCTCTTCGCGGGCCTCGAGCTCGACGCGGTGCAGGCGATCTCCGACGCGCTCCAGGTGGAGCGCCACGACACCGGCACGGTGCTCATGACGGAGGGCGAGGCGGGCGACAAGCTCTACCTGCTCGCCGAGGGCACGGTGGAGGTGTCGATCATCGGCTCCCGGGGTCAGACGCTTCGAGTGAACACGTTGAGCGGCGGCGAGATCTTCGGCGAGGGAGCTTTGCTCACGGACACGCCGCGTACGGCCACGGTCACTGTTCGTTCACCCAGCACCGTCCTGTCCCTGTCTCGGGCTCAGTTCGCGGACCTGTTGACTGCCCATCCCGACGTGCGATCGGCGATGGAAACGATGGTCGAGGGGCGCCGGCAGCAGCGCGACGAGCTCGACGAGTACGGCGAGCACAAGATCGAGGTTGCCGGCGGGCACCACGGCGAGCCCGTGTTGCCGGAGACGTTCGTGGACTATGACGACGAGCCCCGGGAGTACCCGCTGAGTGTCGTGCAGACGATCGTGCGCGTGCACACGCGTGTCAGCGATGTCTACAGCAACCCGATCGACCAGCTGGAAGAGCAGCTCCGCCTGAGCATCGAGGGCATCCGCGAGCGCCAGGAATACGAGCTCATAAACAACCCAGAGTTCGGCTTGCTCCACGCCGCCGCGCCGTCCATGCGCACCCCGAGCCGCACGGGAGCGCCGACGCCCGACGACATGGACGACCTGCTCGCTCTCGTGTGGAAGCGCCCGGCGTTCTTCCTCGCCCACCCGATGGCCATCGCCGCATTCGGTCGGGAGTGCACCCGTCGGGGCGTGCCGCCGCCCACGACGACGATTTTTGGCTCCCCGTTCCTCACGTGGCGCGGCGTCCCCATCGTCCCGTGCGACAAGCTGCTCGTTGGCGGCAAGGCCCGGGTGGGGTCGCGGGCGGGCACGACCAACATCCTGTTGGTGCGAGTCGGCGAGCGCGAGCAGGGTGTGGTCGGCCTCCACACCTCCGGTCTGCCAGGTGAGCCCGAGGGCCTCCCCGGGCTGTCGGTGCGGCTGATGGGCGTGAACCGCCGGGCGGTGGCGTCGTACCTGCTGACGCTCTACTTCTCGGCTGCGGTGCTGATCGAGGACGCCATCGCCGTGCTCGAAGGTGTCGAGGTCGGCCGGTACCACGAGTATCCGTGA
- a CDS encoding SufS family cysteine desulfurase, translating to MTVLPSPNGPHVDPTDETFVARLANDIFREGPSVAGTAATHAEDLDAVPGRAANAATDEAATLAASAYRVDPTMTNAIPMGGIPRAAPGVLGTGASGPSSFMLRSAPLGDALPAGTVEPWSHMAQAWQPLAPRGSSTAVPYTGGPMTSDPPSADALRGFVSTLRPETRSLDAPLPVQDDTARNPGDAAFYFLPRSGGAAPQRRLATRSPGAGYDAGEVRRDFPVLQQRVHGKRLVWLDNAATTQKPQCVIDEIARFYEHDNSNVHRGAHELAARATDAYEGSRAKVATLLGARSTDEVIFVRGTTEAINLVAQSYGRSVVGAGDEIVLTSLEHHSNIVPWQLLAKERGASLKPVQISDRGDVMLDHYASLLGPRTRIVALTQVSNALGTVLPVEAMAAMAKAAGAAVVVDGAQGVPHMPVDVGELGADFYAFSGHKLYGPTGVGVLWGRRELLEQMPPWQGGGQMIKHVDFESSTWNELPYKFEAGTGAIGPAVGLGRAIDYLTMLGLPHIAAHEHVLLAHGTEALAAIPGLRLIGTSPHKAAVLSFVLEGTEPEDVAKLLDQEGIAVRAGHHCAQPALRRFGLEATVRPSLGLYNTHDDIEVLAAAVRKAAHALRRSRHTS from the coding sequence GTGACGGTGCTCCCGTCGCCGAACGGGCCGCACGTCGACCCGACTGACGAGACGTTCGTCGCCCGGCTGGCCAACGACATCTTCCGGGAAGGACCGTCGGTCGCGGGCACGGCGGCGACCCATGCCGAGGACCTCGACGCCGTACCCGGGCGCGCCGCCAACGCGGCGACGGACGAGGCCGCCACCCTCGCGGCCAGCGCCTATCGGGTAGATCCCACGATGACTAACGCCATCCCGATGGGAGGGATACCGCGCGCCGCCCCGGGCGTCCTCGGTACCGGCGCCTCGGGCCCTTCGAGCTTCATGCTCCGCTCGGCGCCTCTGGGCGACGCCTTGCCGGCGGGGACGGTGGAGCCCTGGAGCCACATGGCGCAGGCGTGGCAGCCGCTCGCACCCCGCGGGTCGTCGACGGCGGTGCCCTACACCGGTGGGCCCATGACGTCGGACCCGCCCAGCGCCGATGCGCTGCGAGGGTTCGTGAGCACCCTCCGCCCCGAGACGCGCTCGTTGGACGCCCCTCTCCCCGTGCAGGACGACACCGCGCGCAACCCCGGCGACGCCGCCTTCTACTTCCTGCCGCGATCCGGAGGGGCCGCCCCGCAGCGCCGGCTCGCGACGCGGTCTCCGGGCGCGGGGTATGACGCCGGCGAGGTGCGGCGTGACTTCCCCGTCCTCCAGCAGCGCGTCCACGGCAAGCGGCTCGTGTGGCTCGACAACGCGGCGACGACCCAGAAGCCGCAGTGCGTGATCGACGAGATCGCCCGTTTCTACGAGCACGACAACTCCAATGTCCACCGCGGCGCCCACGAACTGGCGGCGCGTGCCACCGACGCCTACGAGGGGTCGCGTGCCAAGGTGGCGACGCTGCTCGGAGCCAGGTCGACCGACGAGGTCATCTTCGTGCGGGGGACGACCGAAGCGATCAACCTGGTCGCCCAGTCCTACGGCCGCAGCGTGGTCGGGGCAGGCGACGAGATCGTGCTCACGAGCCTGGAGCACCACTCCAACATCGTCCCCTGGCAGCTCCTGGCCAAGGAGCGGGGTGCGTCGTTGAAGCCGGTGCAGATCAGCGATCGAGGCGACGTGATGCTCGACCATTACGCCTCGCTGCTCGGTCCCCGCACTCGCATCGTCGCCCTGACGCAGGTCTCGAACGCGCTGGGCACGGTCCTGCCGGTTGAGGCCATGGCCGCCATGGCCAAGGCTGCCGGCGCAGCAGTGGTCGTCGACGGCGCCCAAGGAGTGCCCCACATGCCCGTGGATGTCGGCGAGCTGGGTGCCGATTTCTATGCCTTTTCGGGCCACAAGCTATACGGCCCCACGGGCGTGGGCGTGCTGTGGGGCCGTCGGGAGCTGCTCGAGCAGATGCCGCCGTGGCAGGGCGGCGGCCAGATGATCAAGCACGTCGACTTCGAGTCATCCACGTGGAACGAGCTCCCGTACAAGTTCGAAGCCGGTACTGGCGCCATCGGTCCCGCTGTCGGGCTCGGGCGGGCGATCGACTACCTGACGATGTTGGGGCTCCCGCACATCGCCGCTCACGAGCATGTGCTCCTCGCCCACGGCACCGAGGCGCTTGCAGCCATCCCGGGCCTACGCCTGATCGGCACGTCCCCGCACAAGGCCGCGGTGCTGTCGTTCGTGCTCGAGGGCACCGAACCAGAAGACGTGGCGAAGCTCCTCGATCAGGAAGGCATCGCCGTCCGTGCCGGCCACCACTGCGCGCAACCGGCGCTGCGCCGATTCGGGCTGGAGGCCACGGTGCGGCCGTCGCTCGGGCTCTACAACACCCACGACGACATCGAGGTGCTGGCCGCCGCTGTCCGGAAGGCCGCCCACGCGCTCCGCCGCAGTCGTCATACGTCCTAG